The Methanothrix soehngenii GP6 genome has a window encoding:
- a CDS encoding DUF2124 domain-containing protein: MEKIQEVKGLGGMLNGFRDLVKDDQKIIFVGSPGFCTPFALFLGYPVREKEMAFIPGLDSEKARKLVATESGMELGEKCSFEADAVVVLGGMAMPKIGVKAEEMADFLAKMKYKKLIGVCFMSIFEKAGWCQALKFDSVMNIIIEGDISCR; this comes from the coding sequence ATGGAGAAGATTCAAGAGGTCAAGGGCCTGGGCGGAATGCTGAACGGTTTTAGGGATTTGGTCAAGGATGACCAGAAGATAATTTTCGTGGGGTCACCTGGTTTTTGTACTCCCTTTGCATTATTCCTGGGCTATCCAGTGCGAGAAAAGGAGATGGCCTTCATTCCCGGCCTTGATAGTGAAAAAGCCAGGAAGCTGGTTGCCACGGAATCGGGGATGGAGTTGGGAGAGAAGTGCAGCTTTGAGGCCGATGCCGTGGTTGTTCTGGGTGGAATGGCCATGCCCAAGATTGGAGTGAAGGCCGAGGAGATGGCAGATTTTCTCGCCAAGATGAAATACAAGAAGCTGATTGGCGTCTGTTTCATGTCGATATTTGAAAAGGCTGGCTGGTGCCAGGCTCTGAAGTTCGATAGCGTCATGAACATAATCATCGAGGGTGATATATCCTGCAGATAG
- the tnpA gene encoding IS200/IS605 family transposase, with the protein MELRSFSHGYGQITYHIVLVPKYRYKIFYDKRVKKDCELVLSKICMEQGYKIHAMEIVDDHVHLFLEFRLSYSLSRVVQFLKGGISYRMFKLHPELKKRYWGGSLWSSGKFFRSVGNVTADTIQHYIKESQGKPKAESKVCRSRESGQRRLDDF; encoded by the coding sequence TTGGAATTGCGCAGCTTCAGCCATGGCTATGGTCAAATTACCTACCACATCGTACTGGTGCCAAAGTATCGATACAAGATATTCTATGATAAGCGAGTTAAAAAGGATTGCGAGCTAGTTCTCAGCAAAATTTGCATGGAGCAAGGCTATAAAATTCATGCAATGGAAATTGTAGATGATCATGTTCACCTGTTCCTGGAATTTCGCCTGAGCTATTCTCTTTCAAGAGTCGTTCAATTTTTGAAAGGAGGCATTTCATATAGAATGTTCAAGCTTCATCCCGAATTGAAAAAAAGATATTGGGGCGGAAGCTTGTGGTCAAGTGGCAAATTCTTTCGATCTGTCGGAAATGTGACCGCTGACACAATACAGCACTATATTAAGGAATCTCAGGGAAAACCAAAAGCAGAGTCGAAAGTTTGCAGATCGCGGGAATCCGGGCAAAGAAGGCTCGATGATTTCTGA
- a CDS encoding IS5 family transposase produces the protein MRTLIDFAMREEYSRVKALGDDLSDINSLINWDRFRFLEPLIYKNKTSHGGRPNIDIVIMVKALVLQSWFGLSDPELERQVTDRISFRIFLGTTEVIPDFSTVWLFRERLIECGRYEDLWKELQNQLDEKGFAVKKGTIQDATFITSDPGQKRNKKDQKDQDKKDPNLEAIKARPTPDFDKDLLNISNNIVSSNAKPKRLDDGPINEGTWAKKGSKSFFGYKGHILIDTEYHLIRKIETTTASLHDSQVDLGINGLPRYADKGYSGAKTQGYDAAMKKAARGHKLGIKDILRNKRISRKRSQIERCFAVMKRAHNAGHVSVTTIARAGIKFMMNSIVYNIEQLKYLGRVPST, from the coding sequence ATGAGGACGCTCATAGATTTTGCCATGCGAGAAGAATATTCTCGGGTTAAAGCTCTCGGCGATGATCTCTCCGATATTAACTCTTTAATCAATTGGGATCGATTCAGATTTTTAGAACCATTGATCTATAAGAATAAAACTAGCCATGGAGGTCGTCCAAACATTGATATTGTAATTATGGTGAAGGCACTTGTACTTCAGAGTTGGTTTGGTTTATCAGACCCAGAACTGGAACGCCAAGTTACGGACAGAATCTCATTTCGAATTTTTCTTGGCACCACAGAAGTGATTCCAGATTTCAGCACAGTTTGGCTATTTCGCGAGCGACTGATCGAATGTGGCAGATACGAGGATCTTTGGAAAGAGCTCCAGAATCAGCTTGATGAGAAAGGATTTGCCGTAAAGAAGGGCACAATTCAGGATGCTACTTTCATAACATCTGATCCAGGGCAAAAGAGGAATAAAAAAGATCAGAAAGACCAAGATAAAAAGGATCCCAATTTAGAAGCCATCAAGGCGAGACCGACTCCTGATTTTGATAAAGACTTGCTCAATATTTCTAATAATATCGTTAGCAGCAATGCCAAACCAAAGAGACTTGATGATGGTCCAATAAATGAGGGGACTTGGGCAAAAAAGGGCAGCAAATCATTTTTCGGTTATAAGGGCCATATTCTAATCGATACCGAGTACCATCTTATCCGAAAAATCGAGACAACAACAGCATCTCTTCATGATAGTCAGGTGGACCTTGGAATCAATGGATTACCACGTTACGCCGATAAAGGATATAGCGGTGCCAAGACACAAGGATACGATGCTGCGATGAAAAAAGCTGCAAGAGGTCATAAGCTGGGAATCAAAGACATTCTGAGAAATAAAAGGATCAGTAGAAAGCGATCGCAAATCGAAAGATGTTTTGCGGTTATGAAACGAGCCCATAATGCAGGTCATGTTTCTGTAACGACTATCGCCAGAGCAGGGATAAAATTCATGATGAATTCAATCGTTTACAACATAGAGCAGTTGAAATATTTAGGGCGTGTTCCTTCAACATAG
- a CDS encoding RNA-guided endonuclease InsQ/TnpB family protein, whose protein sequence is MISFSKPSSIDYDTRIFALREKDEEVSVTLLRSRQRIKLVLGDYQRTRLKDSKPTSATLCKKGSEYYINIQVKSEAPEQIHVDTVLGVDLGITDIAVTSEGQKFGGKTIKLIKNHYASMRAVLQQKAVKGTRSSRRRCRELQQRLSGKEARYQRQINHEISKAIVTRAQEIPAKIALEDLTGIREGVNQKAGKNHRRKVNGWAFYQLKEFLGYKALAAGVPLVLVDPAYTSQTCHQCGEHGIRNGKSFKCPVCGWSGDADFNGAKNIAFLGRYVDRPGGSEGLPSIKAVLSGLLKAPVFRPE, encoded by the coding sequence TTGATTAGTTTTTCGAAACCCTCCAGTATAGATTATGATACTAGGATCTTTGCTTTAAGAGAGAAAGACGAAGAAGTCAGCGTGACTCTTCTTAGATCGAGACAACGAATCAAGTTGGTTCTAGGCGACTATCAGCGAACCAGACTCAAGGATTCTAAACCGACAAGCGCAACGCTTTGTAAGAAAGGATCTGAATACTATATCAACATCCAGGTTAAAAGCGAAGCACCGGAGCAGATACATGTTGATACAGTTCTAGGTGTCGATCTTGGTATAACTGATATAGCTGTGACCTCCGAAGGCCAGAAGTTTGGCGGAAAGACTATCAAGCTAATCAAGAATCATTATGCGTCTATGCGTGCTGTTCTTCAACAGAAAGCCGTGAAAGGTACAAGGAGTTCAAGGCGAAGATGCCGAGAGCTTCAGCAACGACTATCAGGCAAAGAAGCACGCTACCAACGGCAGATCAACCACGAAATCAGCAAAGCCATTGTGACCAGAGCCCAGGAGATTCCTGCAAAGATAGCTCTGGAAGATCTAACCGGAATTAGAGAAGGCGTCAACCAGAAAGCAGGAAAAAACCATAGACGAAAAGTCAATGGTTGGGCCTTCTACCAGCTTAAGGAGTTCCTTGGCTATAAGGCTCTCGCGGCGGGTGTTCCTCTGGTTCTGGTGGACCCCGCATACACCAGCCAGACGTGCCATCAGTGCGGTGAGCATGGAATCAGGAATGGCAAGAGCTTCAAGTGTCCTGTGTGTGGTTGGTCTGGCGATGCTGATTTCAATGGTGCTAAGAATATAGCTTTCTTGGGCCGCTATGTAGACCGGCCTGGAGGCTCGGAAGGACTTCCAAGTATCAAGGCAGTCCTTTCAGGGCTACTGAAAGCTCCGGTCTTTAGGCCGGAGTAG
- the moaA gene encoding GTP 3',8-cyclase MoaA — protein sequence MAGQMVDSYGRKVTGIRIALTPRCNLKCIYCHHEGELLPGGEIPGDMVVSIAKAAAELGMRSVKLTGGEPLLRKDLDLIIARIPQSLDISITTNGILLAERAEALARAGLDRVNVSLDSLQPNRYCQITGGSPGDLEKVLAGIDASREADLLPIKLNFVVLKRNESEVPEMIDFCRRRGLILQLIELLDIQGQGISGDIEGIERSLAARADSILIREMHRRKKYFLDGAEVEVVRPMDNTEFCAHCTRLRVTSDGKIKPCLLRSDNLVKIDSCDPERVKELLRVANSRREPYFGKVCRSVADATFIESKIL from the coding sequence ATGGCCGGTCAAATGGTGGACTCTTATGGCCGCAAAGTCACAGGCATACGAATCGCTCTCACCCCTCGATGCAATTTGAAGTGCATCTACTGCCATCACGAGGGAGAGCTGCTGCCTGGTGGCGAGATTCCAGGAGATATGGTGGTGAGCATTGCCAAAGCGGCAGCGGAGCTTGGGATGCGCTCTGTGAAGCTCACCGGCGGAGAGCCTCTGCTGAGAAAGGACCTCGATCTTATCATTGCCCGTATTCCCCAGAGCCTGGATATATCCATAACCACCAATGGCATCCTGCTTGCCGAGCGGGCGGAGGCTCTGGCCCGGGCTGGTCTGGACAGGGTGAATGTCAGCTTGGACTCCCTCCAGCCGAACAGGTATTGCCAGATCACCGGGGGAAGTCCAGGGGATCTGGAGAAGGTGCTGGCGGGGATTGATGCCTCAAGAGAGGCCGATCTCTTGCCCATCAAGCTGAATTTTGTGGTTTTGAAGAGGAATGAGTCGGAGGTCCCGGAGATGATCGATTTCTGCCGCCGGAGGGGGCTTATCTTGCAGTTGATTGAGCTCCTGGACATTCAAGGCCAGGGAATATCCGGAGACATTGAGGGGATCGAGAGGAGCCTTGCTGCCAGGGCGGATTCCATCCTAATCCGTGAGATGCACAGAAGGAAGAAGTATTTCCTGGATGGAGCAGAGGTGGAGGTGGTCAGGCCGATGGACAACACCGAGTTTTGCGCCCATTGCACTCGGCTGAGGGTGACCTCGGATGGTAAGATCAAGCCCTGCTTGCTAAGAAGCGACAATCTGGTCAAGATCGATAGCTGCGACCCGGAGAGGGTCAAGGAACTGCTGCGGGTGGCGAACTCGAGGAGAGAGCCCTACTTCGGCAAGGTCTGCCGATCGGTGGCAGATGCCACTTTTATCGAATCGAAGATATTATAG
- a CDS encoding Hpt domain-containing protein encodes MTEGYEVSGNALDRSVLASLRELQDDGDPDIVAEVGGLFLEHSPQKIAAILKAVENGDAKELQTAAHSLKSSSAYVGAMRLSELSRELEIMGRSQVMDGAEEKAEKLNREYKQVMMELDAEIQRSN; translated from the coding sequence ATGACAGAAGGATATGAAGTCTCTGGCAATGCACTGGATCGATCGGTGCTTGCCAGCCTCAGGGAGCTGCAGGATGATGGCGATCCTGATATTGTTGCTGAGGTGGGTGGCCTCTTCCTGGAGCATTCACCGCAAAAGATTGCAGCGATCCTGAAGGCGGTGGAGAACGGTGATGCAAAAGAGCTGCAGACCGCCGCCCACAGCCTGAAGTCCAGCAGCGCTTATGTGGGGGCGATGCGCCTTTCGGAGCTGAGCCGGGAGCTGGAGATAATGGGCCGCTCCCAGGTGATGGATGGAGCAGAAGAGAAGGCTGAAAAGCTTAACCGGGAGTATAAGCAGGTCATGATGGAGCTTGATGCAGAGATCCAAAGGTCGAATTGA
- a CDS encoding DUF2284 domain-containing protein — MNDEDLDSILFELQSIHPDIRPISTDLIVVADWVRLKCRYGCRAYGKHLCCPPFAPSPEEMRRVVSEYKTAILARFLAEPGPGNDPRHIHHYLWDSINNLHDTVYQLETRAFLLGYYKALGFYALPCTLCETCVGEEMQESGEKMNPLDVLKCRHKDRMRPSMEGCGVDVFKTLENAGYSPQVIRSYSERVVLFGMVLLD; from the coding sequence ATGAATGATGAGGATCTGGACAGCATTCTCTTTGAGCTGCAATCGATCCATCCGGATATCCGTCCCATCTCCACCGATCTTATAGTTGTGGCGGATTGGGTGAGGCTGAAGTGCAGATACGGCTGCCGGGCCTATGGAAAGCACCTTTGCTGCCCGCCCTTTGCTCCATCTCCAGAGGAGATGAGAAGGGTCGTATCTGAGTACAAGACGGCTATTTTGGCCAGGTTCCTGGCGGAACCGGGACCGGGAAACGACCCCAGGCACATCCACCATTACCTCTGGGACTCCATTAATAATCTGCATGATACCGTCTACCAGTTGGAAACCAGGGCATTTCTATTGGGTTATTACAAAGCTCTGGGCTTTTATGCCCTGCCCTGCACCCTATGCGAGACATGTGTAGGTGAGGAGATGCAAGAGAGTGGGGAGAAGATGAATCCCCTGGACGTTCTCAAGTGCCGGCATAAGGACAGGATGAGGCCCTCCATGGAGGGTTGCGGGGTGGATGTGTTCAAGACCCTGGAGAATGCCGGATACAGTCCCCAGGTGATCAGGTCTTATTCGGAGAGGGTTGTTCTCTTTGGGATGGTGCTGCTGGATTGA
- a CDS encoding universal stress protein: MFEKVLIPTDFSRYSSKMAEYVTEIPGTREVVLLNVLDASNPKLLEKSGWSYDAIISEAAFRLNEEAKLLASITCKNEVSLMVKPILKVIVEPMSGADGINLNPPEPRQDADFVYGGTVGDAIQKTAWEENVSLIIMGAEGKGMLEGILLGSVSTEVLRQGETDLLIIRHKMLEKGKEANMERFCPDIFSRILVTTDLSAAAEDAIVLAGELEGTKEILLAHVISKEEEFGRAAEKLNLMRQDLEQPGRMVTVHILKGKPADQILELAKKHDVSLLIFSSQGKGWIKQMRLGSTSFDVARRSDRPVLVVRQKTG, encoded by the coding sequence ATGTTTGAAAAAGTTCTGATTCCGACCGACTTCTCCAGGTACTCCAGCAAGATGGCCGAATATGTAACGGAGATCCCTGGGACCAGAGAGGTAGTGCTTCTCAATGTCCTGGATGCCAGCAATCCCAAGCTCCTGGAGAAGAGCGGATGGAGCTATGACGCCATCATAAGCGAGGCGGCTTTTCGGCTCAATGAAGAGGCAAAGCTGCTCGCTAGTATTACCTGCAAAAATGAGGTTTCTCTCATGGTGAAGCCCATCCTGAAGGTGATAGTGGAGCCCATGAGTGGGGCGGATGGGATAAATCTCAATCCTCCGGAGCCCAGGCAGGATGCGGATTTTGTTTACGGAGGAACTGTGGGCGATGCCATTCAGAAGACGGCATGGGAGGAGAATGTATCCCTGATAATCATGGGAGCAGAAGGTAAGGGAATGCTGGAGGGGATACTGCTCGGAAGCGTATCCACAGAGGTGCTGCGCCAGGGTGAGACCGATCTATTAATCATCCGCCACAAAATGCTGGAAAAAGGTAAAGAGGCAAATATGGAGAGGTTCTGCCCAGATATCTTCTCCAGGATTCTGGTCACAACTGACCTCTCGGCGGCAGCAGAGGATGCCATAGTACTGGCAGGGGAACTGGAGGGAACAAAAGAGATCCTTCTGGCCCATGTAATATCCAAAGAAGAGGAGTTTGGCAGAGCGGCAGAAAAGCTTAATCTGATGCGTCAGGATCTGGAGCAGCCGGGAAGAATGGTCACAGTCCATATCCTCAAGGGCAAGCCTGCCGATCAGATTCTGGAACTTGCCAAAAAGCATGATGTTTCGCTTCTGATCTTCAGCTCCCAGGGGAAGGGCTGGATCAAGCAGATGAGATTGGGCAGCACCTCATTCGATGTCGCCCGGCGATCGGATAGGCCGGTGCTGGTGGTCCGGCAAAAGACGGGCTGA
- a CDS encoding VIT domain-containing protein, giving the protein MIIAISSGLMSPAGADGIIIVDPPPGVDVRLDQSLAIKYHHVDIQIKDQVATTRVDQVFVNDNPWTAEGTYIFPLPEGAAVSDFVMWVDGKAVHGEILEADEARTIYDDVVRRMKDPALLEYVGRKALKASVFPIPPGEERKIELEYSQILPVENGLVHYIYPLSTERFSSRPLEDLVVRAQIESREPLKAVYSSRHEVSIDREDDYHALLGLEQSDVLPDRDFELFYTISSEKIGLNLLSFKEEGQDGFFLLLAAPDVKVNEEEIVVKDIILVLDTSGSMQGEKMDQAKEAARYVLDHLNPLDRFAIVSFATTTRSFSPSLEPAAQADKGKDFLDRLEAMGSTDINRAMIEAVGLAEEVRPTTLIFLTDGLPTEGVTVTGAILDNVAREAPDNVRIFSFGVGDDVDTDLLDQISMDNGGASTYVRPGEEIDEEVSAFYRKVKMPVLSDLSLDWGDIIVDQVYPQRIPDLFAGSQLIMLGRYREGGPAKITLKGMVNQEERSYTYEDLSFRKEGGDDFIPRLWATRAVGYYLTQIRLYGEKQEWIDSIVSLSTRYGIITPYTSFLVQEKDIFSDKGREEAISDFEEEMAAAAAEPAFGEAAVEKAVYQKSLSAAPVGAAVPVNMSVSTGIDGTSKMVRVSEVLKNVGSKTFLLKNDTWIDTTFDRSMKTKKVAFLGEEYFDLISQVPVLGSYFALGERVIVVHEGQAYETVAEDDSGSG; this is encoded by the coding sequence ATGATAATTGCCATATCTTCAGGCCTGATGAGCCCCGCAGGAGCGGATGGAATCATCATCGTCGATCCGCCACCTGGAGTGGACGTGCGTCTAGACCAGTCTCTGGCCATCAAGTACCATCATGTGGACATCCAGATAAAGGACCAGGTGGCCACCACCCGGGTGGATCAGGTCTTCGTCAATGACAATCCATGGACTGCTGAGGGAACCTACATATTTCCCCTGCCAGAGGGCGCTGCGGTGAGCGATTTTGTGATGTGGGTGGATGGAAAGGCAGTGCACGGCGAGATCCTGGAAGCTGATGAGGCCCGGACAATATATGATGATGTAGTGCGGAGGATGAAAGACCCGGCACTGCTCGAGTATGTGGGCAGAAAGGCCCTCAAGGCCTCAGTGTTTCCCATCCCCCCAGGAGAAGAGCGCAAGATTGAGCTGGAGTATAGCCAGATCCTGCCGGTGGAAAACGGCCTGGTTCATTACATCTATCCCTTGAGCACAGAACGTTTCTCCTCCCGGCCGCTGGAAGATCTGGTCGTCAGGGCCCAGATCGAGTCGCGAGAACCGCTGAAGGCCGTCTATTCCTCTCGCCATGAGGTCTCCATAGATAGGGAGGATGACTACCATGCCCTTCTGGGACTGGAGCAATCGGATGTCCTGCCGGACAGGGACTTCGAGCTCTTCTACACCATCAGCAGCGAGAAGATCGGCCTGAACCTGCTCAGCTTTAAAGAGGAGGGCCAAGACGGTTTCTTCCTCCTCCTGGCAGCACCGGATGTAAAGGTAAACGAAGAGGAGATAGTGGTCAAGGATATAATTCTAGTCCTGGACACCTCGGGCAGCATGCAAGGCGAGAAGATGGACCAGGCCAAGGAGGCTGCCAGATATGTCCTGGATCACCTCAATCCTCTGGATCGGTTTGCTATCGTCTCCTTTGCCACTACCACCAGATCTTTCAGCCCCAGTCTCGAGCCCGCCGCCCAGGCAGATAAGGGAAAGGATTTCTTAGACCGCCTGGAGGCCATGGGATCGACGGATATCAACCGGGCGATGATCGAGGCGGTGGGCCTGGCGGAAGAAGTCCGCCCCACCACCCTCATCTTTCTCACCGATGGCCTGCCCACCGAGGGAGTGACGGTGACAGGAGCAATACTTGACAATGTAGCGCGAGAGGCACCGGATAATGTGCGCATCTTCAGCTTTGGGGTGGGCGACGATGTGGACACCGACCTGCTTGACCAGATCTCTATGGACAACGGCGGTGCGAGCACCTATGTCCGTCCAGGGGAAGAGATCGATGAGGAGGTCAGCGCCTTCTACCGCAAGGTGAAGATGCCCGTCCTCTCCGACCTCTCCTTAGACTGGGGCGATATCATAGTCGATCAGGTCTATCCCCAGAGGATCCCGGACCTTTTCGCCGGCTCTCAGCTCATCATGCTTGGAAGGTACAGAGAAGGCGGACCGGCGAAAATCACCCTGAAGGGAATGGTCAACCAGGAAGAGAGAAGCTATACCTATGAGGATCTCAGCTTCCGGAAAGAGGGCGGCGACGACTTCATACCCCGTCTCTGGGCCACCCGGGCGGTAGGATACTATCTCACTCAGATCCGGCTTTACGGGGAGAAGCAGGAGTGGATAGACTCCATCGTCTCCCTTAGCACCCGCTACGGCATAATCACTCCTTACACCTCCTTCCTGGTGCAGGAGAAGGACATCTTCAGCGACAAGGGTAGAGAGGAGGCAATTTCAGACTTCGAGGAGGAAATGGCTGCGGCAGCAGCTGAGCCTGCATTTGGGGAAGCTGCTGTAGAGAAAGCCGTCTATCAGAAGTCATTGAGCGCCGCACCAGTGGGGGCAGCGGTGCCAGTTAATATGTCCGTCTCTACTGGGATTGATGGAACCAGTAAGATGGTGCGGGTCTCAGAGGTGTTGAAGAATGTGGGCAGCAAGACCTTCCTCTTGAAAAATGACACCTGGATAGACACCACATTTGACCGCTCCATGAAGACGAAGAAGGTGGCATTCCTGGGCGAGGAGTACTTCGATCTGATCTCCCAAGTGCCGGTTCTGGGAAGCTACTTCGCCCTGGGTGAGAGGGTGATAGTGGTACATGAGGGCCAGGCCTATGAGACGGTGGCCGAAGACGACTCGGGTTCTGGTTAG
- a CDS encoding ArsA family ATPase codes for MKLIYVAGKGGVGKSVCSAATGIWASEKGLETLVFSMDPAHSLSDIFDIDLGSQPNKIKEHLFAYEPDLAEESRSFFRRYKNMITALFGLFEVEVKPEDFASMPGVSELIFMDKLNDIYVQKKYDLVVIDSAPTAMVLPLLQLPSITTGFVTKVLGIRNKWIGVLNMLESGFGDSILKEVRAMRLKAETMRNALTDPKTASITVVTIPEKAAVEESRRLIETVQSHGVNVSAIVINHVIGECPCQFCQEKMASQTSYIQDIRNRYHDKDIVILPDYGGEVKGDRLNRVAEDLYVKGQMEI; via the coding sequence ATGAAGCTCATTTATGTAGCAGGCAAGGGCGGCGTGGGAAAGAGCGTATGTTCTGCAGCGACAGGCATATGGGCCTCTGAAAAGGGCTTAGAGACCCTTGTCTTCTCCATGGATCCCGCTCATTCTCTCTCTGATATCTTCGATATAGACCTGGGAAGCCAGCCGAATAAGATCAAAGAGCATCTATTTGCATATGAGCCAGACCTTGCCGAGGAGTCACGCAGCTTCTTTCGCAGATATAAGAACATGATCACTGCGCTTTTCGGCCTCTTCGAGGTGGAGGTGAAGCCGGAGGACTTTGCCAGCATGCCTGGCGTCTCCGAGCTGATATTCATGGACAAGCTAAATGACATCTACGTCCAGAAGAAGTACGATCTGGTGGTCATAGACTCTGCGCCCACGGCCATGGTCCTCCCTCTGCTCCAGCTGCCCTCCATAACCACCGGATTTGTCACCAAGGTGCTGGGGATCAGAAACAAATGGATTGGGGTTCTCAATATGCTTGAATCGGGATTTGGGGATTCCATACTAAAAGAGGTGAGAGCCATGCGGCTGAAGGCTGAGACCATGAGAAATGCGCTTACCGATCCCAAGACCGCGAGCATCACCGTTGTGACCATCCCGGAGAAGGCGGCAGTGGAGGAGAGCAGACGGCTGATTGAGACGGTACAGTCGCATGGAGTGAACGTCTCCGCCATTGTCATAAACCATGTGATTGGAGAATGCCCCTGCCAATTCTGCCAGGAGAAGATGGCCTCTCAGACCTCCTACATCCAGGATATCCGGAATCGCTACCATGATAAGGATATTGTAATTCTGCCCGACTACGGCGGAGAGGTGAAGGGTGATAGGCTGAACCGGGTGGCAGAGGACCTCTATGTAAAGGGGCAGATGGAGATATAA